One Candidatus Zixiibacteriota bacterium genomic window carries:
- a CDS encoding NAD(P) transhydrogenase subunit alpha, with product MRIVIPKEILHAEKRVAAIPETVAKFRQKGFEVAVEAGAGEGIFVSDSDYEKAGAAIVRDVEELFGQADLILKVKQPIFNEAREKHEVDMMPSRALLVTFLHPASPDSHDIVRKLAARRITSLTMDGIPRISRAQRMDALTSMSTVAGYRAVLDAAEYLPRFLPMVGTAIGAIKPATVLVVGAGVAGLQSIATAKRLGAVVKAWDIRESARQEAASLGAKVEGFDVPADLAIAPGGYARQLPEEWLRKEQAAIGAIAAQADIIILSALVPGSLAPTIITEEIVARMRPGSVIIDISIDQGGNCALTKPGQDVWAHSVRICGVQNLPGRMPMQSSWLYANNMYYYIENLFKNGPGTPDFEDEIVRASLVTTDGRIVYEPALEAMGERVTV from the coding sequence ATGCGTATCGTAATCCCCAAAGAAATACTCCACGCCGAGAAGCGTGTGGCCGCCATACCTGAAACGGTCGCGAAATTCCGTCAGAAAGGCTTCGAGGTGGCGGTCGAAGCCGGGGCCGGCGAAGGCATCTTCGTGTCCGACAGCGACTACGAGAAGGCCGGAGCCGCCATCGTCCGCGATGTCGAAGAACTCTTCGGCCAGGCCGACCTGATCCTGAAAGTCAAACAGCCGATCTTCAACGAGGCCCGGGAGAAGCATGAAGTCGACATGATGCCCTCCCGCGCCCTGCTCGTGACCTTCCTCCACCCGGCCTCTCCCGACAGCCACGACATCGTGCGCAAGCTGGCGGCGCGGAGGATCACCTCCCTGACGATGGACGGCATCCCGCGCATCTCGCGCGCGCAGCGCATGGACGCCCTGACGTCCATGAGCACGGTCGCCGGCTACCGGGCCGTGCTTGACGCCGCCGAGTACCTTCCGCGGTTTCTCCCCATGGTCGGCACCGCGATCGGGGCTATCAAGCCGGCCACCGTCCTCGTCGTCGGCGCCGGCGTGGCCGGGCTCCAGTCGATCGCGACCGCCAAGCGCCTTGGCGCGGTCGTGAAAGCCTGGGATATCCGCGAGTCCGCGCGCCAGGAAGCCGCCAGCCTCGGCGCCAAAGTCGAGGGTTTCGACGTGCCGGCTGACCTGGCTATCGCGCCCGGCGGATACGCCCGGCAGCTGCCGGAGGAATGGCTGCGCAAGGAGCAGGCCGCGATCGGCGCTATCGCCGCGCAGGCCGACATCATCATCCTCTCCGCGCTCGTGCCGGGCTCCCTGGCCCCCACGATCATCACTGAGGAGATCGTCGCCCGCATGCGGCCCGGCTCGGTCATCATCGATATCTCCATCGACCAGGGCGGCAACTGCGCCCTCACCAAGCCCGGCCAGGACGTCTGGGCCCACAGCGTGCGGATCTGCGGCGTTCAGAACCTCCCCGGCCGCATGCCCATGCAGTCATCCTGGCTCTATGCGAACAACATGTACTACTACATCGAGAACCTGTTCAAGAACGGACCGGGGACGCCGGATTTCGAGGACGAAATCGTGCGCGCGTCGCTGGTCACAACCGACGGTCGGATCGTCTACGAACCCGCCCTGGAGGCCATGGGCGAGCGCGTGACCGTCTGA